GCCGCGCAAACCCAGGCCGCCGAAGCCAAACGTACCGAAGCCAAAGCCATAGCCGCGGTCGAGCCTGAGGAAGCCGATGAGCCTGCCGTAGTCGAAACCACCGCCGCCGAAGCAACTGCAAGCGGCCTTTACACGGTGCGCAAGGGCGACAACCTCACCAAGCTGGCCCGCGAGCACGGCGTGAGCGTGGCCGAACTGGTGGCCTGGAACAAGCTGCCCTCCGAAAACGTGGTCCTGGGCCAGCGGCTGGTGTTCAGCGCGCCGGCCGAGGCGTCGGCGATGGCTACGCTGCCGCGGCGGCAGCCAAAAGCGACGCAGCAAGCAGTGGCTTCGGCTTCGAAAGCCACTGCGCGCAAAGCGGAGCTGACCGGTAAAGTGCACCTGGTGCAGCCGGGCGACACGCTGTTCAATATCTCGCGCCGCTTTGGGGTGAGCGTGCAGCAGCTGCGCGAAGTCAACCACCTCACTTCCGACGACGTGAAGCTGGGCCAGAAGCTGCTGGTGCCCCAGAGCTAAGCGCCCCCGTGGCAGTTTGTGAAACCCAAACCGGACATTGCCACGCTTTTCGCCCTAATTTCGCCTTACACGGCCGCGCTGCCCGCGCGGCCGTTTCCATTTCCGAAGGATTCCCGATGCTGAAAATAAATAAACAAGACGCCCTCAACTACCACTCGCAGGAGCCCGCCGGCAAGATTGAGGTGATTCCCACCAAGCCCGTGAGCACGCAGCTCGACCTGGCCCTGGCCTACTCGCCCGGCGTGGCCGAGCCCTGCAAAGCCATTGCCGAAAACCCCGACGACGTGTACAAGTACACCGCCAAGGGCAACCTGGTGGCCGTTATCAGCAACGGCACGGCTGTGCTGGGCCTGGGCAACATCGGCCCGGCCGCCTCCAAGCCGGTGATGGAAGGCAAGGGCGTGCTGTTCAAGAAGTTTGCTGGCATCGACTGCTTCGATATTGAGATTGACGCCACCGACCCCGACGAGTTCATCAAGATTGTAAAGTCGCTGGAACCCACGTTTGGCGGCATCAACCTGGAGGACATCAAGGCGCCGGAGTGCTTCCGCATCGAGACGGAGCTGCGCGAGAAGATGAACATCCCGCTGATGCACGACGACCAGCACGGCACGGCCATCATCACCTCGGCGGCGCTGCTGAACGCGCTCGAAATCGTGGGCAAGAAGATTGACGAGGTGCAGTTGGTGGTGAGCGGGGCGGGCGCGGCGGCGGTGTCGTGCCTGCGGCTGTACCTGGCGCTGGGCCTCAAGAAGGAAAACATCGTGGTGTTCGACAAGGACGGCCTCATTCACGAGCGCCGCACCAACCTGGCACCCATTCAGATGCAGTTTGCCACCACGCGGGCGGTGAATAACCTAGAAGAAGCCCTGGAGGGGGCCGACGTGTTTCTGGGCCTCTCGGCGGCCAACGTGCTGCCCGCCGGCCTGCTGCTGAAGATGGCCGACAACCCCATCGTCTTTGCCCTGGCCAACCCCGACCCCGAGGTGAGCTACCAGTTGGCCATGGCCACGCGCGATGACCTCATCATGGCCACCGGACGCTCCGACCACCCCAACCAGGTGAACAACGTGCTGGGCTTCCCCTACATTTTCCGGGGGGCGCTCGACGTGCGGGCTACCGAAATCAACGAGGCCATGAAGCTGGCCGCCGTGCACGCCTTGGCCGAGCTAAGCAAGGAGCCGGTGCCGGAAATCGTGAACAAAGCTTATGGCGACAACACGCTGGGGTTTGGGCGCAACTACCTCATCCCGAAGCCGCTCGACCCGCGCCTTATTACCACCATTAGCCCGGCCGTGGCCAAGGCCGCCATCGCCAGCGGCGTGGCCAAGGCGCCCATCACCGACTGGACGGCCTACGAAGACCAGCTTCGGGCCCGCCTGGGCGTGAACCAGAAGCTGATGAACCGCATCACCTCGGCCGCCCGGGCCAATCCCAAGCGCGTGGTATTTGCCGAAGCGGATAATTACAAGATTCTCAAGGCCGCCCAGATTCTGCGCGACGAGGGCATCTGCTTTCCCATTCTGCTGGGCCCGCAGGAGAAAATCGAAGCCATTGCCCGCGAAAACAGCCTCGACCTGGAGGGCTGCGAAATCATCAACATTCTGAAGCAGGACGCCAAGCGCGACGAATACGCGGCCATCCTCTACGGCAAGCGCCAGCGCCGCGGCATGACGCTGTACGAAGGACGCCGGCTGATGCGCGAGCGC
This DNA window, taken from Hymenobacter sp. 5317J-9, encodes the following:
- a CDS encoding NADP-dependent malic enzyme, with product MLKINKQDALNYHSQEPAGKIEVIPTKPVSTQLDLALAYSPGVAEPCKAIAENPDDVYKYTAKGNLVAVISNGTAVLGLGNIGPAASKPVMEGKGVLFKKFAGIDCFDIEIDATDPDEFIKIVKSLEPTFGGINLEDIKAPECFRIETELREKMNIPLMHDDQHGTAIITSAALLNALEIVGKKIDEVQLVVSGAGAAAVSCLRLYLALGLKKENIVVFDKDGLIHERRTNLAPIQMQFATTRAVNNLEEALEGADVFLGLSAANVLPAGLLLKMADNPIVFALANPDPEVSYQLAMATRDDLIMATGRSDHPNQVNNVLGFPYIFRGALDVRATEINEAMKLAAVHALAELSKEPVPEIVNKAYGDNTLGFGRNYLIPKPLDPRLITTISPAVAKAAIASGVAKAPITDWTAYEDQLRARLGVNQKLMNRITSAARANPKRVVFAEADNYKILKAAQILRDEGICFPILLGPQEKIEAIARENSLDLEGCEIINILKQDAKRDEYAAILYGKRQRRGMTLYEGRRLMRERNYFAAMMVETGEADACITGLTKDYGKSIIPSLQVVGTEDGVRRVASMYIIQHKKGPYFFADTTVNINPTAEEMVEIIGLTARAVRFFDAVPRVAVVSYSNFGSNAGPLPEKTRRATELAKQRFPDLLIDGEMQANVALSPQLLQEHYDFSPLAEKGANTLIFPNVESGNIAYKVLQEIGGAEVIGPVLMGMNKPVHILQLGASVRDIVNMASIAVVDAQMGSKAL